Sequence from the Qipengyuania pelagi genome:
GCGATCTCGAACAGGTTTTCCTGCTCGCTCTTGACGGTGACCGCCTTGGTCAGACCGTCGATCGCGCCCTGCATCTCGCTATCGGTCGCGATGTCTTCGCCAAGGCGCGTGCCGCGGATCACCTTTTCGAGGTTGACCCTGCTCGCCAGTGTCTGGCGCACCCGGGTCATCTCCTGCTTGCCGTCGCCCGAAATATCGAGCTGTTCGGACAAGACATCGTCCAGCTGCACGTAGAGGCGCGCCTGGCTCATATAGCTGTTGGGGATCATGGCGACCACGAACCAGCCGAGGACGCAGACGCCCCAGGCCACCGCGAGCGCCAGCCAGCGGCGGTTCCACACCTGGTGAAGCGCTGCGCGCAATTCCTCGAAGACTTCGTTCATCGCGGGAGAGTCCTCAGAAGACCGATTCAGGGATGATGATCACATCGCCCGGATTGAGCATGACGTTCGCGTCGCTGTCGCCGCGCCGTAGTAGGTCGGTCAGGCGCAGTTCGTATTCGCGCTGGCGGCCGGACTGCTTGTCGAAGCGGATCAGCTTGGCGCGGTTACCTGCGGCATATTCGTTGAGGCCGCCGACCGCGATCATCGCGTCGAGCACGGTCATATTCGCGCGATAGGGCAGCGAAGCGGGCTTTTCCGTCGCGCCGACGATGCGGACCTGCTGGCTGAACGTGCCCGCAAATTCGTTGACGATCACGCTGACCAGCGGATCCTCGATATACTGGCTCAGCTGGAGGCGGATATCCTCTTCCAGCATGGACGGCGTCTTGCCCACGGCGGGCATATCCTTGACCAGCGGAATGGTGATGCGCCCGTCGGGGCGGACCTGAATCTTTTCCGCGCCCAGTTCGGGATTGCGCCAGACATGGATCGTCAGATTGTCGAGCGGGCCGATCACGTAATCCTCGCCCGGCCCTTCCTGCAGAGCGACGAAGGTAGCGGGCGGAAGCTCGCCGCTGGCGCTGGACGAAGCGCAGCCGGACAAGCTCAGCATCGCCGCACAGCATGTCGCGATCACGGCGGACAAGCGATTGAAACGCATAAAGGAAATTCCTGACGTCAGTATGGGAGATCGGCCAGCGCAAACGCACGGCATTTTCCCCCGGATTTCACCGTCCTTAATGCAGCAGAAAGGTGAACATACGGTTATCCACAGCCCGGAGCGCGCACAATTGCAGCCTCTGCACAGCTGCCGTCCCACATCGGGACGGGCACTCATACCATGATTTCGGCTGCCGGACCCTGTCCCAGAAACGCGCTCGGCGACGCGCTTGCGCCGTAGGCTCCCGCGCAGAACACCGCGACGATGTCCCCGACCTCCGCAGGGGGAAGATGCGCCTTGTCGGCCAGCCGGTCGAGCGGCGTGCACAGACAACCGACGACATTGGCGATTTCGGCCTTCTCCTCGTCGAACCGCGTGGCGATGGCGACCGGGTAATTGCGCCTGACGACCGTGCCGAAGTTCCCCGATGCGGCGAGCTGGTGGTGCAGGCCCCCGTCGGTGATCAGATAGGTTTCGCCGTGGCTGATCTTCCGATCGACGATCCGGGTCAGATAGACGCCCGCCTCGCCCACCAGATAGCGGCCCAGCTCGATGAAAAAATCGGTGTCCGCCATCGTATCCGATCGGGCGGCGAATCGCTCGTCCAGCGCCGCGCCGATCCGCTGCGCATCGATCGGGGTATCGCCAGGGAAATAGGGGATACCTAAACCTCCACCCATATTCAGCTTCGGCAGGGAAACCCCAGCCTTTTCAACGATACGCTGTGCCAGATCGAGGACGTTGGCCTGCGCATCGATTACGGCGTCGGCATCGAGCGCCTGGCTGCCGGTGAATATATGCAGACCCCGCCATTCGGCCCCCGCATCGACGATCCGACGCGCAAGAGCGGGCACGCGCTCCGCATCCACCCCGAACGGCTTGGCACCGCCCCCCATCTTCATTCCCGACCCCTTTAATTCGAAATCGGGATTGACCCTGATCGCGAGCCGGGGCGTCGTTCCGAGCTGCTCTGCGATGGCAAGCGCGCGTTCGGCCTCGCCTTCGCTTTCGAGGTTGAGAGTGGCCCCATGCCGGATGGCGTTTCCCAATTCGCTGTCGCGCTTGCCCGGTCCTGCGAAGCTGACTCGCGCGCAATCGATTCCCGCGGCACGCACCATGTCGAGCTCGCCGCCCGATGCGATGTCCAGCCCGTCGACCAGACCCGCCATGTGCTTGAGCACCGGCGCGAAGCTGTTGGCCTTGATCGCGTAATTGATCTTCAGTCGCTCGGGCATGGCCGCGCGCAGATCGGCGACGCGGCGCGACATCATCGCGCTGGAATAGACGAAGAGCGGGGTGCGGCCCGCGCGCTCGACCAGTTGCGAGGTCGTCTGGCCGTCGACGGCGAGTTCGCCATCGCGCGTTTCATATCCCGTCGGGATCGGTCCGACCGGTTTTCCGGTGTCGCTCATGCGCGGATCTCCGCCATTATCTGTTGCGAAATTAAAGTTCTATCGAGCTTTCCATTCGGGTTCACCGGCAACGTCTCGCGCCAGTGGATGGCTTGCGGCTGCATGAAATTCGGAAGCTCCTTGGCCAGCGCGGCCTTGAGGTCCGCATCGCGCGCTGGATCGCCGCGCACCACCAGATGGACCGCCTGACCCAGCCGCTCGTCCGGCACGCCCAGCGCAACCGCTTCGCTGACGAGATCGGTCGCACGCGCGGCGTCTTCCAGCTCCTGCGGACTGATGCGATTGCCCGCGCTCTTGATCATCGCGTCGCGCCGCCCGACGAAATACAGCAACCCTCCCGCGTCACGGCGGACCCGATCGCCGGAATAGACTGCCATGCCGCCATATTCGCTATCCCTGGGCGCAGGCTTGAAGCGTTCGGCAGTGCGCTGTTCGTCCTGCCAGTATCCTTGCGCCACCAGCGGGCCGCAATGAACCAGTTCGCCCTCCTCGCCCGGCGCGGCCAGACCGCCCTCGTCCGTCACGACCAGGATTTCGGCGAAGGGGATTGCCGTGCCCATGGAGGTCGGATGGCTGTCGACCAGATCGGGATCGAGATAGGTTGATCGAAACGCCTCCGTCAGCCCGTACATCGGGAACAGTCTCGCTTGAGGGAAGCGAGCGCGCAGATCGGCGACCAGTTCGCGTGTCAGGGCCCCGCCGCTATTGGTCAAGCGCCGCAAGGTCTTTGCCGAACCGTCCGGCCATTCGACCTCAGTCAATTGTACCCATAAAGGCGGCACGGCGGCCAGCGTCGTGACCCCATGCTTCGCGCAGGCCTTGGCGACATCTCGGGGGAAAAGGTAGTCAAGCGGCACCACTGCGCCACCGACGATCCATGTACAAAACAATTGGTTCTGGCCGTAATCGAAACTCAATGGCAAGACCGCGAGCGTGACGTCATCGGCTTCCATCCCGAGATAATGCGCCACGCTGACCGCGCCCAGCCACATATTCGCATGGCTCAGCATCACGCCCTTGGGCTTGCCGGTCGAGCCGCTGGTATAGAGGATCGCCGCCAATTCGTCGGGATCACGCGAAGACGGGCCGAGATCGCCACCGCACGCTTCGGCCTCGTGCCAGCATTCCTCCTCGTCCAAAAGCCGACAGGCGGCAGGCGCGTCGCCCGGCTCCAGCGTACCGAGCCGCGCACGGGTTCCGATCAGCATCTCGGCGCCGCTATCGGCGAGGATGTGGGAGACCTGGGCGCGCTTCAGCAGCGGATTGATCGGGACGTGAACCAGTCCTGCGCGTGCTGCGGCAAGAGGGAGCAGGCAGGTCGTCTCGCCCTTCGCCGCCCAGCTCGCCACGCGAGCACCCTCGGGAAGCTCGGCCGCGAGCCAGGCGGCCAGCAAAGCTACACGCGCTCTTAACTCTCGATAGCTAAACCGCCGGTCACGCAGTATGAGCGCCGTTGCTTCATCCTTGCCGCGGACGACCAGATGGTCGAGCGGAAATGGGACCGGGTCTGGCGCGATCGGCATGAGTGCTCCTGGAGGACGGTTTGACGGCAATGCATTCTTCGGTGGCGTCATGGGAGGAAACCGCCTCGGCGGCGCCCCATGCTCGTGTCAGCTATCACGAGAGTGTTAGCAAACTGCAAGCATCCCATGGCCAGGCGCTCGACCGGTTCGCGACCGGGCCGTTCGATCGCCTGTCTTGGTATCGCCTTCTCGATCAACACGGCCTTAAGGAAACCAGTGGGGAGCCGCTGTTCGCGCTGGCCGAAGCGGAGTACGGCGTGGCGGCTCTGCCCCTGGCGCGGCGGGCAAACGCCCGCGAAAGCCTGCACCACCCCTTCGCCTTCACCTGGAGACCGCTTGCACCCGAAGGCGCCTTGGGCGACGCTCTTCTCACCGCGATCGCGCGCGATCTGAAATCCCAAGCCTACCGCGTCGCGTTCGAATGCCTGCCCGGCGAGGATGGGAGCGAAGACGATAGCGCCGTGCGCCTCACCCGCGCCTTTCGCAAGGCCGGATGGATCGCGCATCGCTCGGTCTGCGATACCAATCACGTCCTCGAGGTAAGAGGCCGCAGCTTCGCCGAATATTGGGCCGGTCGGCCGGGCCAGATGCGCACGACCCTCAAGCGCAAGGCGAAGAAGGTCAGCGTCTCGATCGCCACCGAATTTCGATCCGACGACTGGGATGCCTATCGCGCGATCTACGGCCGCAGCTGGAAGGGCGATGAACCGGATTACGCCTTGCTCGAAGCCTTTGCACGCGCCGAGGGAGAGGCGGGCCGCCTGCGGATGGGTGTCGCGCGCCATGATGGCGAGCCGGTCGCCGCGCAGTTCTGGACCGTGGAAGGCGGCACAGCCTACATCCACAAGCTGGCCTATGATGCCGAGCACCGGCACCTGTCAGCCGGAACCACACTCAGCGCGGCCCTCTTCGAATATGTCATCGATCGCGATCGGGTCGAGCTGATCGATTTCGGAACCGGCAGCGATGGCTACAAGCGCGACTGGATGGACAAGGAACGACCGCGCTACGCCCTCACCTGCATCGACTGGCGACAGCCGCGCGGGGCCGCCTTGCTGGCTGCCAAAGTTGTCGCGAAGGGGGTCGACGTGCTGACCGGCGGAAAAGTGCGCCCGCTTGCCTCGCGTCCGAGGCGCGGGTAAGCGCCCATCCGCAAATGCAGGGGATACTCACATCATGACCGCAAGCCGGACCGAAGCCGTCCCGACCGACGCCATCGAAACCGATGCCACCGGGCCGAGCCGCGGCGAAGTCGACAAGACGTTGCGCGCCATCCTGTGCGATGTGCTCGGCCTCGATCAGGAGCGGGTGGAGCGTTTCGATGCGGAAACAGGCCTGTTCGGCCATTTGCCGGAACTCGATTCCATGGCCGTGGCTGGCCTCCTCACCGAGATGGAGGATCGCCTCGATATCGTGATCGAGGACGACGACATCGACGGCGAAATGCTCGAAACCTATGGCGGCCTCCTCGCCTTTGCCGAGGCCAAGGCAGTCCAGGGCTGAGCGGACACGGCGTGTACGCAAGCTGGAACGCGCCCCTGGGCGATCACGGGCGAAGCCAGGAACTTGTGCTGTCCTTCGAGAAGGGACGGCGATCGCGTCTGCTGGTCCTTCCGCCGTTGTTCGACGAGCACAACAAGCTGC
This genomic interval carries:
- a CDS encoding XrtA/PEP-CTERM system exopolysaccharide export protein yields the protein MRFNRLSAVIATCCAAMLSLSGCASSSASGELPPATFVALQEGPGEDYVIGPLDNLTIHVWRNPELGAEKIQVRPDGRITIPLVKDMPAVGKTPSMLEEDIRLQLSQYIEDPLVSVIVNEFAGTFSQQVRIVGATEKPASLPYRANMTVLDAMIAVGGLNEYAAGNRAKLIRFDKQSGRQREYELRLTDLLRRGDSDANVMLNPGDVIIIPESVF
- a CDS encoding pyridoxal-dependent decarboxylase, exosortase A system-associated; the protein is MSDTGKPVGPIPTGYETRDGELAVDGQTTSQLVERAGRTPLFVYSSAMMSRRVADLRAAMPERLKINYAIKANSFAPVLKHMAGLVDGLDIASGGELDMVRAAGIDCARVSFAGPGKRDSELGNAIRHGATLNLESEGEAERALAIAEQLGTTPRLAIRVNPDFELKGSGMKMGGGAKPFGVDAERVPALARRIVDAGAEWRGLHIFTGSQALDADAVIDAQANVLDLAQRIVEKAGVSLPKLNMGGGLGIPYFPGDTPIDAQRIGAALDERFAARSDTMADTDFFIELGRYLVGEAGVYLTRIVDRKISHGETYLITDGGLHHQLAASGNFGTVVRRNYPVAIATRFDEEKAEIANVVGCLCTPLDRLADKAHLPPAEVGDIVAVFCAGAYGASASPSAFLGQGPAAEIMV
- a CDS encoding acyl-CoA ligase (AMP-forming), exosortase A system-associated — its product is MPIAPDPVPFPLDHLVVRGKDEATALILRDRRFSYRELRARVALLAAWLAAELPEGARVASWAAKGETTCLLPLAAARAGLVHVPINPLLKRAQVSHILADSGAEMLIGTRARLGTLEPGDAPAACRLLDEEECWHEAEACGGDLGPSSRDPDELAAILYTSGSTGKPKGVMLSHANMWLGAVSVAHYLGMEADDVTLAVLPLSFDYGQNQLFCTWIVGGAVVPLDYLFPRDVAKACAKHGVTTLAAVPPLWVQLTEVEWPDGSAKTLRRLTNSGGALTRELVADLRARFPQARLFPMYGLTEAFRSTYLDPDLVDSHPTSMGTAIPFAEILVVTDEGGLAAPGEEGELVHCGPLVAQGYWQDEQRTAERFKPAPRDSEYGGMAVYSGDRVRRDAGGLLYFVGRRDAMIKSAGNRISPQELEDAARATDLVSEAVALGVPDERLGQAVHLVVRGDPARDADLKAALAKELPNFMQPQAIHWRETLPVNPNGKLDRTLISQQIMAEIRA
- a CDS encoding GNAT family N-acetyltransferase codes for the protein MHSSVASWEETASAAPHARVSYHESVSKLQASHGQALDRFATGPFDRLSWYRLLDQHGLKETSGEPLFALAEAEYGVAALPLARRANARESLHHPFAFTWRPLAPEGALGDALLTAIARDLKSQAYRVAFECLPGEDGSEDDSAVRLTRAFRKAGWIAHRSVCDTNHVLEVRGRSFAEYWAGRPGQMRTTLKRKAKKVSVSIATEFRSDDWDAYRAIYGRSWKGDEPDYALLEAFARAEGEAGRLRMGVARHDGEPVAAQFWTVEGGTAYIHKLAYDAEHRHLSAGTTLSAALFEYVIDRDRVELIDFGTGSDGYKRDWMDKERPRYALTCIDWRQPRGAALLAAKVVAKGVDVLTGGKVRPLASRPRRG
- a CDS encoding acyl carrier protein, with product MTASRTEAVPTDAIETDATGPSRGEVDKTLRAILCDVLGLDQERVERFDAETGLFGHLPELDSMAVAGLLTEMEDRLDIVIEDDDIDGEMLETYGGLLAFAEAKAVQG